Proteins from a single region of Mucilaginibacter daejeonensis:
- a CDS encoding WecB/TagA/CpsF family glycosyltransferase, which translates to MSDVLLPDGISVVAAEYMLTGKVIKKISGADLHQHLLKDLNVKGGSCFYLGSSEQTLDKIKDKMAKEYPNVRVGTYSPPFKKEFTVEENDAIIDAINAFEPDVLFIGMTAPKQEKWAYANKKRINSKMICTVGAVFDFYAGTVKRPNHIMVDLGLEWLGRLINEPKRLWKRYLVYGPVFVWLIGKEFAKKALFRRSLGHAM; encoded by the coding sequence ATGTCTGACGTTCTCCTACCAGACGGTATCTCGGTGGTTGCAGCCGAATATATGCTGACCGGCAAGGTGATCAAAAAAATATCAGGAGCTGACCTGCACCAACACCTACTAAAAGATCTCAACGTTAAAGGCGGAAGCTGCTTTTACCTGGGTTCGTCAGAGCAAACCCTTGACAAGATAAAAGATAAAATGGCCAAGGAATACCCTAACGTTCGTGTAGGTACTTATTCGCCACCATTTAAAAAGGAGTTCACCGTAGAGGAGAATGACGCGATCATTGACGCGATCAATGCCTTTGAACCAGATGTGCTATTTATTGGTATGACCGCTCCTAAACAAGAGAAATGGGCTTATGCCAACAAAAAAAGGATCAATAGCAAAATGATCTGTACTGTGGGCGCAGTGTTCGATTTTTATGCAGGTACCGTTAAACGTCCTAACCACATTATGGTTGATCTGGGTCTAGAGTGGTTGGGCCGACTGATCAACGAGCCTAAGCGCTTATGGAAACGTTACCTTGTTTACGGCCCGGTATTCGTTTGGCTGATCGGTAAAGAGTTCGCAAAAAAAGCTTTATTCAGACGTTCTCTTGGCCATGCCATGTAA